A genome region from Cucumis sativus cultivar 9930 chromosome 4, Cucumber_9930_V3, whole genome shotgun sequence includes the following:
- the LOC101202931 gene encoding catalase isozyme 1 has protein sequence MDPYRHRPSSGYNTPFWTTNSGAPVWNNNSSLTVGPRGPILLEDYHLVEKLANFDRERIPERVVHARGASAKGFFEVTHDITNLSCADFLRAPGVQTPVIVRFSTVIHERGSPETLRDPRGFAVKFYTREGNFDLVGNNFPVFFIRDGMKFPDMVHALKPNPKSHIQENWRILDFFSHHPESLNMFTFLFDDIGIPQDYRHMDGSGVNTYTLINKAGKAHYVKFHWRPTCGVKSLLEEDAIRVGGSNHSHATQDLYDSIAAGNYPEWKLFIQTIDPDHEDRYDFDPLDVTKTWPEDILPLQPVGRMVLNKNIDNFFAENEQLAFCPAIIVPGIYYSDDKLLQTRIFSYSDTQRHRLGPNYLQLPANAPKCAHHNNHHEGFMNFMHRDEEVNYFPSRYDPARHAERYPHPPAVCTGKRERCVIQKENNFKEPGERYRSWTPDRQERFIRRWVDALSDPRVTHEIRSIWITYWSQADRSVGQKLASHLNVRPSI, from the exons aTGGATCCTTACAGG CACCGACCTTCAAGTGGCTACAACACCCCTTTCTGGACTACGAATTCTGGTGCACCAGTGTGGAACAACAACTCCTCGTTGACCGTTGGACCCAGGG GTCCTATTCTCCTTGAGGATTATCATCTAGTGGAGAAACTTGCTAACTTTGACAGAGAGCGAATTCCAGAGCGTGTTGTCCATGCTAGAGGAGCTAGTGCCAAAGGGTTTTTTGAGGTGACTCATGATATCACCAACCTTTCTTGTGCCGATTTCCTTCGAGCCCCTGGAGTTCAGACTCCAGTTATTGTACGTTTCTCCACTGTTATCCATGAGCGGGGCAGCCCTGAAACACTGAGGGATCCCCGAGGGTTCGCTGTGAAGTTTTACACCAGGGAG GGCAATTTCGATCTTGTGGGCAACAACTTCCCTGTGTTTTTCATCCGTGATGGTATGAAATTTCCAGACATGGTACATGCTCTCAAACCGAATCCCAAGTCCCACATTCAGGAGAATTGGAGAATCCTTGACTTCTTTTCTCACCATCCTGAAAGTTTGAACATGTTCACATTTCTATTTGACGATATTGGCATCCCACAAGATTACAGGCACATGGACGGTTCAGGTGTCAACACCTACACTCTGATTAATAAAGCAGGGAAAGCACACTATGTGAAATTTCACTGGAGGCCTACCTGTGGAGTCAAGTCCTTGCTGGAGGAAGATGCTATTCGTGTTGGAGGAAGTAATCACAGCCATGCCACTCAGGACCTCTACGATTCAATTGCGGCTGGCAACTACCCTGAGTGGAAGCTTTTCATTCAAACTATTGACCCTGATCATGAAGATAGATATGACTTTGACCCTCTAGATGTAACCAAGACCTGGCCCGAAGATATCTTGCCCTTGCAGCCAGTTGGTCGCATGGTCTTGAATAAGAACATTGACAACTTCTTTGCGGAGAATGAACAACTAGCCTTCTGCCCTGCCATTATAGTTCCTGGAATCTACTATTCGGATGACAAATTGCTTCAGACCAGGATCTTCTCCTATTCTGATACTCAGAGGCACCGTCTTGGACCAAACTATCTGCAGCTCCCTGCTAATGCACCTAAGTGTGCCCACCACAACAATCACCACGAGGGTTTCATGAACTTTATGCACCGAGATGAGGAG GTGAATTACTTCCCTTCAAGGTACGATCCTGCTCGCCACGCCGAGAGGTATCCTCACCCACCTGCTGTCTGCACTGGGAAGCGCGAGAGG TGTGTAATTCAAAAGGAGAACAACTTTAAGGAGCCCGGAGAGAGATACAGATCGTGGACACCAGACAG GCAGGAACGATTTATCCGCAGATGGGTGGATGCTTTGTCTGACCCTCGTGTCACCCACGAGATCCGCAGCATCTGGATCACTTACTGGTCTCAG GCTGATAGGTCTGTTGGGCAGAAGCTTGCATCTCATCTCAACGTGAGGCCAAGCATTTGA
- the LOC105435392 gene encoding catalase isozyme 1, translated as MYSHQRPSSAFDTPFWTTNSGAPVWNNNSALTIGSRGPILLEDYHLVEKLANFDRERIPERVVHARGASAKGFFEVTHDITHLTCADFLRAPGTQTPVIVRFSTVIHERGSPETLRDPRGFAVKFYTREGNFDLVGNNFPVFFVRDGMKFPDMVHALKPNPKSHIQENWRILDFFSHHPESLHMFTFLFDDLGIPQDYRHMDGSGVNTYTLINKEGKVHYVKFHWRPTCGVKTLLDEVAIRVGGSNHSHATQDLYDSIAAGNYPEWELYIQTIDPDHEDKYDFDPLDVTKTWPEDILPLQPVGRLVLNKNIDNFFAENEQLAFCPAIIVPGIYYSDDKLLQTRIFSYADTQRYRLGPNYLQLPVNAPKCAYHNNHHDGFMNFMDRDEEINYFPSRIDPTRHAERYPQPSAVYTGKRERCVIEKENNFKQPGERYRSWPSDRQERFVGRWVDALSDPRVTHEIRNIWISYWSQADKSLGHKLASHFNLKINT; from the exons atgtaTTCTCACCAG CGACCTTCAAGTGCTTTCGACACTCCCTTCTGGACTACTAATTCTGGTGCTCCAGTATGGAACAATAACTCTGCCTTGACCATTGGATCCAGAG GACCTATACTCCTAGAGGATTACCATCTTGTGGAAAAACTGGCTAATTTTGATAGAGAGCGGATCCCAGAGCGTGTTGTTCATGCTAGAGGAGCTAGTGCCAAAGGGTTTTTTGAGGTGACTCATGATATCACCCACCTTACTTGTGCTGATTTTCTTCGAGCCCCTGGAACTCAGACTCCAGTTATTGTTCGTTTCTCCACTGTTATCCACGAGCGTGGAAGCCCTGAAACGCTCAGAGATCCCCGAGGTTTTGCTGTTAAGTTCTACACCAGGGAG gGCAATTTTGATCTTGTGGGCAACAACTTTCCTGTATTTTTCGTCCGTGATGGTATGAAATTTCCAGACATGGTACATGCTCTCAAACCGAATCCCAAGTCCCATATCCAGGAGAATTGGAGAATCCTCGACTTCTTTTCTCATCATCCTGAAAGCCTACACATGTTCACATTTCTATTTGATGATCTTGGTATCCCACAAGATTACAGGCACATGGATGGTTCAGGTGTTAACACTTATACTCTGATTAATAAGGAAGGGAAAGTACACTATGTGAAGTTTCATTGGAGGCCTACCTGTGGAGTCAAGACTTTGTTGGATGAAGTAGCTATCCGTGTTGGAGGAAGTAATCATAGCCATGCTACTCAGGATCTCTATGATTCAATTGCAGCTGGCAACTACCCTGAATGGGAGCTTTACATTCAGACTATTGACCCTGATCATGAAGATAAATATGACTTTGATCCTCTAGATGTAACCAAGACTTGGCCCGAGGATATCTTGCCCTTGCAGCCAGTTGGCCGCTTGGTTTTGAATAAGAACATTGATAACTTCTTTGCAGAGAATGAACAATTGGCCTTTTGTCCTGCCATTATAGTACCTGGAATCTACTATTCAGATGACAAATTGCTTCAAACTAGGATATTCTCCTATGCAGATACTCAGAGGTATCGTCTTGGACCAAACTATCTCCAACTCCCAGTTAATGCACCTAAGTGTGCTTATCACAACAATCACCATGACGGTTTCATGAACTTTATGGATCGAGATGAAGAG aTCAATTACTTCCCTTCAAGAATAGATCCGACTCGCCATGCCGAGAGGTATCCTCAACCATCTGCTGTTTACACAGGAAAGCGCGAGAGG TGTGTAATTGAGAAGGAGAACAACTTCAAGCAGCCTGGAGAGAGATACAGATCTTGGCCATCAGACAG GCAAGAACGATTCGTGGGTAGATGGGTGGATGCATTATCCGACCCTCGTGTCACCCACGAGATCCGTAACATCTGGATTTCTTACTGGTCCCAG GCGGACAAGTCTCTGGGCCATAAGCTTGCATCTCATTTCAATCTGAAGATAAACACTTGA